Proteins from a genomic interval of Clostridia bacterium:
- the cobS gene encoding adenosylcobinamide-GDP ribazoletransferase → MRTLRILANRFVMAFSLLTRLPAGQGDLPSENEIARSAIFFPTVGIAIGLLMAVSDAVSARALGPWFSAIVALFVEFLLTGGMHIDGLMDTADGMMSGRTRERTIEIMHDSRVGPMGAASCVFMIAAKIALIASTSGSVRWMSLVFSPAMSRLALVWAFTAFPPVTPGQGMGSLFAKRVGLGEAGVASAYIVALCYVAAGPISIAVTAGAVGAALIVGCRISVFLGGVNGDVYGTLCEIAELASLAIFAQSGLTWANLG, encoded by the coding sequence ATGAGGACCTTGAGGATTCTTGCGAACCGGTTTGTTATGGCCTTTTCTCTCTTGACTAGGTTGCCGGCGGGACAGGGGGACTTGCCTTCGGAGAATGAGATTGCCCGCTCCGCAATCTTCTTTCCCACTGTTGGAATTGCTATTGGGCTGTTGATGGCGGTCTCCGATGCAGTCTCTGCGCGTGCTTTGGGCCCTTGGTTTTCTGCCATTGTCGCACTGTTCGTGGAGTTTCTCCTCACAGGGGGCATGCATATCGATGGTTTGATGGATACCGCCGATGGGATGATGAGTGGCAGAACGCGTGAGCGGACCATCGAGATCATGCATGACAGCCGAGTTGGGCCCATGGGGGCCGCCTCTTGCGTGTTCATGATCGCCGCCAAGATTGCCCTCATAGCCTCCACGAGCGGCAGTGTGCGCTGGATGTCGCTTGTGTTTTCGCCGGCCATGTCAAGGCTGGCATTGGTGTGGGCCTTTACTGCTTTTCCACCTGTCACACCCGGGCAAGGCATGGGGAGCCTCTTCGCCAAGAGGGTGGGGTTGGGAGAAGCCGGGGTTGCCTCGGCGTACATTGTTGCCCTGTGCTATGTGGCAGCAGGTCCCATATCCATTGCAGTCACAGCAGGCGCAGTAGGCGCGGCACTGATTGTGGGCTGCCGAATCTCCGTATTCCTTGGCGGAGTGAATGGCGACGTGTATGGGACTCTGTGCGAGATTGCAGAGCTCGCATCACTGGCGATCTTCGCCCAATCTGGGCTGACTTGGGCTAATCTGGGCTGA